GTTAATAATCTGTTTTCAAGTGTGGTATTTACAAATCAAATATTTTGTGCATGCATCTGTGCATGAATTAGTTTTTTAAATCTAAAGATGTCTGAAAGAAGACATGAAGTAGCACAGGCATTAAAACCCTGATAGAAATATAAATGGTCTTTTGTTTTAAATCTCGttaactttcttttttagaaacCACTAATTGTTATACTTATAATTTCTAATATGGTTGTATAATAATTTCCTGTCTATGTTGACATAAAAGCTTGTGAAGAATATATGTTTGTATGtgtgtagttttaaaaacacaacttTCGCTTAGCTTCACTGAAGGTTAAATAACTTTACAAATAATATAGATGTGATCTGGACGAGTTAGTTTTTATGGATAGAGTAAAAATTTCATTTGTGCTTGTAATATTATTATATTCATATTTTTACAACTGGATTATTTTATTAACATAAAATATGTACGAATGTAGCTATACACATTTGAAATCAAAGTATCAAAACATTCTCCTTGCTTATCATGTATAGGAAGAAGAAGACAGACGctgaaaagaacaaaaaaaaattggagacATTTACAACTGGATAGACTaatttattaaatgtttttttttgctgtatAGTGTCTGGTTTGATATTGAAAGCTTTTCATATCTttacaaatgttaaaaatttcaattgGATTTCTTTATGGTTAATAAAATTGATTGCATGTTGCCCAACTTATCAGTCATGTGTGAAATGATTCTTCTGTGTGCTGAAATGTAAATTTTGATCACCGCCCTAGTGtcgtaaaaaatttcttttaaaatttttcttttgctaATTTTAGTTCCATTATCTATATGTTGTAATCTATGATTCTTTTTATGTACTTTagatctaaaataaaaatgtcaaaagCAGAAGTTGAAACCATGTTAAAAAAGCATGGACAAGAACATTTGTTAAAATTCTGGGACACACTGTCTGAGGAGAAACAAAACTCTTTTCTTAAAGAACTTCAATCTATTGACTTCACAAGAGTGGAAACATTGGCAGCAAAAGCCCAAGCAGATTTGTCGCATTGCCAGGTTTGTTCTTACACTTTGTTTTCATTAATTTTGCAGTGAATTTTGAAGTCCTTCTCTGTAAAgtagtgaattttttttctgttttttttcactAACATTTGTTTGACCATTAATATACATTTTATGTTAGTGAGAATTAAAATTACTATGTATAGTAAGTCTTACGCATCACTTTGACATCTTTGTGATTTTAAGTGACGTtaacaatcatttttttaagaaatttatctTTGATAAGGTTTacccttgttttttttattttgtttcgttGAGAATAATGGACATGCTTGTAGGTGGAAAATGTGAACAACAGACCACAGCAGACAGGGATAatagttaaaataatttattcttgTGCTTCCAAAAAATCTGTACCTATAAATTTCAATTACTGCCATTGTAACAAATACGTtcctgcttttttacctacaaGAACGTGTACACGTCGCAAAAATCTGCAATGTTTCGTAAAATTTTGTAAGTCATTTATACAGAGCACTGGAATTTAATTATTAATTAGTTTGTTAAAACTTTCACATCATCCACAAGCGCAAATAAATGTGTTGGCCTCAATTGAGCATGTCTCTAAAGACCggtaagaaaaataaatccTGTGAAATTTTTATTAGCAGTCAGCATATATGATTGATTTCTTCTATTAACGCCATTAAAAATAAACCCTGTGACTtttatatcatcatcatcattcatcattctcggcttaacgtccgttttccatgctagcatgggttggacggggtatattaatgaccctcttccaatctgatctagactgtgttagatctaaactcaacttcctctgtatcaagtctgcccTTATAacttcctgccaagtctttctcggtctgcctctgggctttgccccaggaactatcaagtctctacactttcttacccaattatcctcatccattctttccaagttccccagccaattcaatcttcttatctggataacatctttaattctacggagacttagcctgcttcttagctcatctgaactctttctgtctctcagactggcgttacacatccacctaaccattctcatatcattcctttctaaacggtcaagatcttcctgcttcactgcccatgtctcactaccatacaacataacacttcttacacaggcctcatacaacctaccttttacctcaattgacaggactctgctagtcaacaaaggaagtaactctctgaacttttccgaagcagaacctatcctgcaagtaacacttcttccaacacccccttcactgcccaacatatcacctaagtaacagaagttctcaactatctctaacgagccactgttgtacattattaaagctggaaatacttcattctctataatctcacctttgcaacgcttgcatacaaactgtatgtcagctcttaaccttccactaatactactgcacttcttatgtacccaatgcttgcaagtctgagaaaaaattgagttactaccaacccctatcctgcaaaatatatatattttttctattagTTTACATTTTTATGGTAGCATTTTAATAATGTCTTCCAAACCAGTTAGTATGGTTCCATACAAACCGTGCTAAAATAAATATGTAAACGGGTAACCATTTGCATTCAGGTAATAAATGTGCATCTAACCACTTTGTTGTTGTGTGTAATTGATGATAATCATGAGTTATTCCACTGTTAGGATAAGAAAGATGATTTGATGGAATGTCTGCCGAAAGATGTAGTTCAGAAAAAAAGTGCTGCCACTGAAGAAGAAAGACAGAAATGGTGGGATGATGGATTGAAGGGAATATCTGAGGGAACTGTTGCTGTTATACTTTTAGCAGGAGGTCAGGGAACTAGGCTAGGTTAGTATGATGTCATTATTATCGCCTATTCGAAATTAAGTATCTAAGATGCTCAGGAAGGGGAGGGGGGAGTGATACGTAATACCAGTATTACTAGTGTTTCTCGCCAGGGGATATCATGTCTCAAATCAAATTGAATGTGTGAACATTCTTTCTCTAACAAGTTTTACAATAAACATTAAATCTTGATTTGTGTaccatgtttaatttttttaggtgtAAATTATCCTAAGGGAATGTATGATGTCGGTCTACCTTCTAAGAAAACATTGTACCAACTTCAAGCTGAACGCATTAATAAATTGCAACAGTTGGCTGAGGAGAAGTATGGAAAGAAATGTGCTATTAGATGGTATgcaagttatttatttatttttacgaatatttttgttctttctgTGAGCCAGGTGAAGAATCCTTCTGCCGCGGTAAAAACCTTTCTTTTGTCATGGTTCTCTTATAAATTTTTACTTGGGGAACTACTTGTCTATACCTCTATCTTTAATTCTAAGGAGATTATTACGTCTAAATTCACTTCAACATCATATCATATTTGGAACTACTCAATATCATAGCCTGCAATATTAGTGCTACTGAAATCTGGTTAATTCTTGTATTGATAGGTATATTATGACTAGCGCTGCAACCCTAAAGAGCACAGTGGATTACTTTCAAGAGAACTCCTACTTTGGTCTGGAACAATCGAATGTTAATTTCTTTGAACAACATCAGCTTCCTTGTTTAACTTTTGAGGGCAAGCTCATTCTTTCATCAACAGGTATGCATGTGAACCAAATATTTGTATACGCTAggttcttttaaataaaactcgaGATAGGATAGCTGGGCTATATTCTATCTATACATTCCCTTTAATGCTCATAGATGTTAtataatttccaaaaaaatttattttgacataataatgattaaataaataaataaatgaatgaataagtgaatgaatgaatcaataaatgaatgaatgaataagtgaatgttTGAACGAATGAACGAATGAGTAAATTAATgaacgaataattgattttCTGGAATTTCTGTTTTGACTGAATTAAAAAACAACCTGATTGAGCCCAATTTGGGCTTGTTGACAAAAGGTCAAGCTAGCGCACAGAAATAGAGTTTGTGTTTTTCGCTTGGCGTGGTCTtcctctttatttatttataaacacTTTTCTAATTCATTATTTATATAGGCAGTGTAGCCAAATCTCCAGATGGAAATGGCGGCTTATACTATGCTTTGAAGACTGGCAAAATTCTGGAAGATATGGAGAAGTTTGGAGTAAAGCAGGTTTTTGTGTACTGTGTTGATAACATTCTTGTAAAAGTTGCCGACCCACACTTCATTGGCTTCTGCATACAAAGAGGAGTTGAAGCTTCTAATAAGGTATGCTTGGATCACTTTATGTCCCTGTGTTTTGTATTAAATGAATAGTATACATGTCGGGTATGGACTTTGCTGTTATAGCATTCATATATGTTTATAGCATTCATCATTACGATGTTTACACTATTAATCGTTCtgcaaaatatcatttttacttttaactGTCAGGTGATCATCAAAGAAGATCCAAATGAATCAGTTGGTGTTGTTTGCAAGTGTGAGGGAAAATATCAGGTATGACTTGTCGCTTTCCTCCCTTTTGATTCATAAAACATGTTTGATCTTTTATTTATGCCTTAAATTTTCATAGGTGGTGGAGTACAGTGAAATTTCGCCTGCTACTGCTGAAAAGCGTAATCAAGATGGCAGCTTAACATATAAAGATTCCAATATTTGCTTGCATTTTTTCACCCTTGACTTTTTGAAGAAGATTATAAGGTTGGTAAATTATGAAAAAACGTGTGGATCAAGTCACGTTAAGAACATATTTCTACATAGTCAAGAGACCCAGCATATTTTTTATTACCATCAGAAAATCGGAATTACTAAGGTGGGACTTAAACGTTTTTTTCTGCGGTCAAAATACtgaccgcgctttttgattggttaaatctattgttctttgcttacGTGGTCAATATCGGAAAATTCTTTGTTTTGAGTGCGAATAGCCTCACTCACCCGAACAAATATAACTAATTCTTGTATATTTGAGGGGGTAAGATGCGACCACGCCACCTTTGTTGGTTGATTGTTATTCGGGGTTTGCTAAGGAGGTGGGTTTGAATTTTAGAGATATGCTTTGACACATGTCTAGGCTTTTGTTTGACagaaactgaatttgatattcacgaagaaagcttagttaactaggtaAATTATCCTAAACCTTTCTAAAGATACAAAAAGTACCATATTATTTCACACATACAATTCAAGTTTTTTGCGGCGTGCTTTATGCTATTTCTTCGTGGTCGTTTTTTTTGATGTTGTGGCTTCCACTATAAATTTATTCAGGACAAAAATATAAGGGAAAACAAcccaatttaagaaaaaatataaagttacCCCGACTCTTTACCCGTAGCGTAACTGATAAAATTTAGCTTTATCTTTTAAAGTATTTATGCGTATCAACAAaggaaaagatttttattaactGCTTCTCTTACTCGAACAATCCTACGTAGATTGATATTAAAGTTAACAGCCTGAGCGCTCAATCCAGCATTTACTGTAACAATTTGTATCACGGTCctcaatttctttttcttgttttttgtcaGCAACCATCTTGACGATCTTCCTCATCACATTGCGAAGAAGAAGATACCACTTGTAAATGAAGAAGGAGAGGTTGTGAAGCCAAGTGCACCTAATGGCATGAAACTTGAAAAATTTGTGTTTGATGTATTTCAGTTTACGGAGTAAGTGATTGTCGGTCGGTCGATCTTTCGACCTTTTGTTCTTTCGTTTTATTCATATGACTTTTCTTTACCCTTTCTTGACTTTTGTGGTTAATTTCAGCAAATTTGCGGTGTTCGAAGTTGATCGTCAGCATgatttctcaccactaaaaaacGGTCCAGACACTCCAAAAGCATCAGCCGTGTCGTGCAAACTCGACACTTTTAGGCTGCATCGAAGTTACTTGGAAGCAGCTGGCGCGACGTTTGATGACAGGTAAGACTTGTATGTCGATTGTCACAATGAGTTCTCTTAAAAGACGTTTCTTTACCTGGAAAATGCCAAATAGGGCGTAAAGAAAGTGTTCGGGTGGTTTCACTAATGATGTAATGCAACAATGTTGAGCTTTCACGCAACAATGTTGAGCTTTCACGCTCTGCTCATACCAtaatgcatttttttctttatttcagtGTTAGGGAGTGTGAAATATCTCCATTGCTCTCCTACGGGGGTGAGGTAAGGACTTAGCGGTTAAAGATATTTTACCCCTCTAGTCCGACAAATTTTAAACGAAGTATTGCCGATTTAAGTACAAATGTTTTCTGTTACTCGATCTTTGAACATgcagaaagtttttttccatgAAGGATTGCAAAAAACTTAATTCTTTGGTTTTACTTAAGAACcgcaaaaattttattaaaaaactaatttttaattttgtgtacaGCTAACGTGAAAACTGAAAGCTTTTGTTTTCGCGTATTTGTaatgttacaaaaaaacattttgtatctATGTAAAAATTTcaccaaaaatttttgttttcgtgTAGGGATTGCATGAATACAAGGGCAAGCATTTTACTGGCGAAGCACCGATACATCTTCAAATTAAATAGTTAGCAATTAAACTAAAGgaatttacttttgtttttgaatgGTTATCATGTGACGTGTTTTGTTGTGAGAAATATTTTCCGTTGTGATGTGTTTATAGAGTGCcaatgtttacgttttgttgaaATTATTCTTCTGTTTTTCGTTCTGTTTCATATAATGTTTACTTTACGTTATGTTGAAcgattatttattttgttttctaatTTTACTCGTCTTTTTTTTCTGCATATCCAACTTTCTATCTTAAAGACCGGTTTCCACTTCCATGAAATTGGTCGAATTAAAAAGTCGCC
This DNA window, taken from Hydractinia symbiolongicarpus strain clone_291-10 chromosome 15, HSymV2.1, whole genome shotgun sequence, encodes the following:
- the LOC130628963 gene encoding UDP-N-acetylhexosamine pyrophosphorylase-like; this encodes MILFMYFRSKIKMSKAEVETMLKKHGQEHLLKFWDTLSEEKQNSFLKELQSIDFTRVETLAAKAQADLSHCQDKKDDLMECLPKDVVQKKSAATEEERQKWWDDGLKGISEGTVAVILLAGGQGTRLGVNYPKGMYDVGLPSKKTLYQLQAERINKLQQLAEEKYGKKCAIRWYIMTSAATLKSTVDYFQENSYFGLEQSNVNFFEQHQLPCLTFEGKLILSSTGSVAKSPDGNGGLYYALKTGKILEDMEKFGVKQVFVYCVDNILVKVADPHFIGFCIQRGVEASNKVIIKEDPNESVGVVCKCEGKYQVVEYSEISPATAEKRNQDGSLTYKDSNICLHFFTLDFLKKIISNHLDDLPHHIAKKKIPLVNEEGEVVKPSAPNGMKLEKFVFDVFQFTDKFAVFEVDRQHDFSPLKNGPDTPKASAVSCKLDTFRLHRSYLEAAGATFDDSVRECEISPLLSYGGEGLHEYKGKHFTGEAPIHLQIK